The proteins below come from a single Comamonas antarctica genomic window:
- the rho gene encoding transcription termination factor Rho has protein sequence MHLNELKAQHVSEVLKQAEELEIENVGRMRKQEIMFAIIKKRAKAGEQVFADGVLEILPDGFGFLRSPDTSYTASTDDIYISPSQVRRFNLHTGDMIEGEVRTPKDGERYFALTKLDKVNGGPPEQNKHKVMFENLTPLFPKEQLRLEREIKSDENITGRIIDIIAPIGRGQRALIVAPPKSGKTMMMQNIAHAITANHPDVHMMVLLVDERPEEVTEMQRSVKGEIIASTFDEPATRHVHVAEMVIERAKRLVELKKDVVILLDSITRLARAYNNVVPSSGKVLSGGVDSNALQRPKRFFGAARKVEEGGSLTIIATALVDTGSRMDEVIFEEFKGTGNSELHLNRRLYEKRVFPAIELNKSGTRREELLLSPEILNKTRILRQFLYNMDEIEATELMIKNMKATKTNNDFFDMMRRGG, from the coding sequence ATGCACCTTAATGAACTCAAGGCACAGCACGTGTCTGAAGTCCTGAAGCAGGCCGAAGAGCTCGAGATCGAAAACGTTGGCCGGATGCGCAAACAGGAAATCATGTTTGCCATCATCAAGAAGCGGGCCAAGGCCGGCGAACAAGTGTTTGCCGACGGCGTGCTTGAAATCCTGCCCGATGGCTTTGGTTTCCTGCGCAGCCCCGACACCAGCTACACCGCGAGCACGGACGACATCTACATCTCGCCCAGCCAGGTGCGCCGCTTCAACCTGCACACCGGCGACATGATCGAAGGCGAAGTGCGCACGCCCAAGGATGGCGAGCGCTATTTCGCGCTGACCAAGCTCGACAAGGTCAACGGCGGCCCGCCGGAGCAAAACAAGCACAAGGTGATGTTCGAGAACCTGACGCCGCTGTTCCCCAAGGAGCAGCTGCGCCTCGAACGCGAAATCAAGTCCGACGAGAACATCACCGGCCGCATCATCGACATCATTGCCCCGATCGGCCGCGGCCAGCGCGCGCTGATCGTCGCCCCGCCCAAGAGCGGCAAGACGATGATGATGCAGAACATCGCCCACGCGATCACGGCGAACCATCCCGACGTGCACATGATGGTGCTGCTGGTCGACGAGCGTCCCGAGGAAGTGACCGAGATGCAGCGCTCGGTCAAGGGCGAAATCATTGCCTCGACCTTTGACGAGCCCGCCACGCGCCACGTGCACGTGGCCGAGATGGTGATCGAACGCGCCAAGCGCCTGGTCGAGCTGAAGAAGGACGTCGTGATCCTGCTGGACTCGATCACGCGCCTGGCCCGCGCCTACAACAACGTCGTGCCCTCGTCGGGCAAGGTGCTGTCGGGCGGTGTCGACTCCAACGCGCTGCAGCGCCCCAAGCGCTTCTTCGGCGCGGCGCGCAAGGTCGAAGAAGGCGGCTCGCTGACCATCATCGCCACGGCCCTGGTCGATACCGGCAGCCGCATGGACGAAGTGATCTTCGAGGAGTTCAAGGGCACCGGCAACAGCGAACTGCACCTGAACCGCCGCCTCTATGAGAAGCGCGTGTTCCCGGCCATCGAGCTGAACAAGAGCGGCACGCGCCGCGAGGAACTGCTGCTGTCGCCCGAGATACTGAACAAGACGCGCATCCTGCGCCAGTTCCTCTACAACATGGACGAGATCGAAGCCACCGAGCTGATGATCAAGAACATGAAGGCGACCAAGACCAACAACGACTTCTTCGACATGATGCGCCGCGGCGGCTAA
- a CDS encoding type B 50S ribosomal protein L31, whose protein sequence is MKEGIHPNYREVLFVDLSNGFKFVTRSCVNTKETGTTDDGRELPMFKLDTSSESHPFYTGTQKSVDNMGGRVERFRNRFGKTTAAK, encoded by the coding sequence ATGAAAGAAGGAATCCACCCCAACTACCGCGAAGTGCTGTTCGTTGACCTGTCCAACGGCTTCAAGTTCGTGACCCGTTCGTGCGTGAACACCAAGGAAACCGGCACCACCGACGACGGCCGCGAACTGCCGATGTTCAAGCTGGACACCTCGAGCGAATCGCACCCCTTCTACACCGGCACGCAAAAGTCGGTGGACAACATGGGCGGCCGCGTCGAGCGCTTCCGCAACCGTTTCGGCAAGACCACCGCAGCCAAGTAA
- a CDS encoding ankyrin repeat domain-containing protein gives MRAQWQPSQRRQRKHTLPPRLIGGLETGDSLSTASNERLDQKMRTNSSHHFNLQPSFMARAAGNGSHLATNEKPVNSGAQLSDTDIIRGYKENIETLRSLIDEKTNPSQGDNLDKFFSLVESGIKSDFCWENLEIYKSLVFDNLSIICSLAHDADLPEDVRKKTIEDLAAHLHVCPSGMAQNIEQAARKLEALKHGLPQNFINQLINVINAEILNYMRDNNIGTYKGNEIHDVAAFFNYIAPNFGLRPRADALESRISAHYLDQFTVHIHDKIIIDRVIEVLAEECRSQIIHELSVENFNIDSVAINENDFCDILNIFNDTVQPKLTHSFGPIPITDVFVYSDEGDVEQYHLIKDNTLLMRSIARNLREAGAINFHPSYLAGEKGAGTKLKISGENIVYVSTTNDAKEHHHQILEEFVWRDASKSKELLDKLNYKATEKPEIKKFQDDILQRISLSAVTRMLQSKDLSEVGEILNESMAFIWSDTAKEMLLATSMAQALGKKRPDIADIILSMMSGQHLGNEDGDGNTVLHRALRTALQKIHPQLTKSLIKSIIKKMSEQQLSLQNNNGHTAFMLALKMGDPEIISILLDRTDPSQFGCRDRNGDTAMMIALKHNNFAIVPQLAERMRAAQLDLENKANDDALGIAFANNQPGAADVIARKMSHEALLDRHQRLLEKLTTYHAALGGDVKIVHSMLPQHLGLKNRRGDTALMITIKKDLPAASLALIAKMTPAQLGICDKDGNNAMMLALERGDTKIALAIMKKMHRKQLETRNRFGETAFIFAKNFKQTEMCRRIVKAIDPPIPGFFTRIRLFFMNMVPEQYQSDSMRAKLTKFYWY, from the coding sequence ATGCGCGCCCAGTGGCAACCAAGTCAACGCCGTCAGAGAAAACATACCCTCCCGCCCCGCCTGATCGGAGGACTTGAGACGGGCGATTCCTTGTCAACGGCTTCCAATGAAAGGTTGGACCAAAAAATGCGCACCAACAGCAGCCACCATTTCAATCTCCAGCCGAGCTTCATGGCGCGTGCAGCGGGCAATGGCAGCCATTTGGCAACCAATGAAAAGCCCGTCAACTCTGGTGCCCAGCTGTCGGACACAGACATCATTCGCGGCTATAAAGAAAATATAGAAACCCTGCGCAGCTTGATTGACGAGAAAACCAACCCATCTCAAGGGGACAATCTCGACAAATTCTTCTCACTGGTTGAATCAGGAATCAAGAGCGACTTCTGCTGGGAAAATCTGGAAATTTACAAGAGCTTGGTTTTCGATAATTTGAGCATAATTTGCAGCCTCGCGCACGATGCCGACCTTCCAGAAGACGTACGCAAAAAGACCATCGAGGATCTGGCAGCACATCTGCATGTCTGTCCATCGGGAATGGCACAGAACATCGAACAAGCCGCACGAAAATTGGAAGCCCTCAAACATGGGTTGCCACAGAATTTCATCAACCAGTTGATAAATGTCATCAATGCTGAAATACTGAACTACATGCGCGACAACAATATCGGCACCTACAAAGGCAACGAGATTCATGATGTAGCGGCATTTTTCAATTATATTGCACCTAATTTCGGCCTTCGGCCACGCGCAGACGCACTTGAATCCCGGATCTCAGCGCATTATCTCGATCAATTCACGGTCCACATTCACGACAAGATCATCATCGATCGGGTGATTGAAGTCCTGGCCGAAGAGTGCCGCAGCCAGATAATCCACGAACTGTCAGTCGAAAATTTCAATATAGACTCTGTCGCTATTAATGAAAATGATTTTTGCGATATCCTGAATATATTCAACGACACTGTCCAACCAAAACTGACGCACAGCTTTGGCCCCATTCCCATCACGGATGTCTTCGTTTATTCGGACGAGGGCGATGTCGAACAGTACCACCTGATCAAAGACAACACGCTTTTGATGCGTTCCATCGCGCGCAACCTGCGCGAAGCCGGCGCCATCAACTTCCACCCCAGCTATCTTGCTGGCGAAAAAGGGGCTGGAACCAAGCTCAAAATATCCGGCGAAAATATTGTGTATGTCAGCACCACCAATGACGCCAAAGAGCATCACCATCAAATTCTGGAGGAGTTCGTCTGGAGAGATGCTTCCAAGAGCAAAGAACTATTGGACAAACTCAACTATAAGGCCACTGAAAAACCTGAAATCAAGAAGTTTCAGGATGATATCCTGCAAAGAATTTCTCTTTCCGCAGTCACCAGAATGTTGCAATCGAAGGATCTGTCAGAGGTCGGGGAAATTCTGAATGAATCAATGGCCTTTATATGGTCGGACACCGCAAAAGAAATGTTATTAGCCACATCGATGGCGCAAGCGCTGGGGAAAAAAAGACCCGACATCGCTGACATCATCCTTTCCATGATGAGTGGGCAGCATCTAGGCAACGAGGATGGCGACGGCAACACTGTGCTGCACCGGGCATTGAGGACTGCCCTTCAGAAGATCCACCCCCAACTCACCAAAAGCCTCATCAAAAGCATCATTAAAAAGATGAGCGAGCAGCAGCTGTCCCTGCAAAACAACAATGGACACACTGCTTTTATGCTGGCGCTCAAAATGGGTGATCCAGAGATCATCAGCATTCTTCTCGACCGCACCGATCCCTCCCAGTTCGGCTGCAGAGACCGCAACGGCGATACAGCGATGATGATCGCGCTCAAGCACAATAATTTTGCTATTGTCCCGCAGCTCGCCGAGCGCATGAGAGCGGCGCAACTCGACCTCGAAAACAAGGCGAACGATGACGCGCTGGGCATCGCGTTCGCTAACAACCAGCCCGGTGCGGCCGACGTCATAGCCCGCAAAATGAGCCATGAAGCACTTCTTGATCGCCACCAGCGCCTCTTGGAAAAACTAACCACATATCATGCCGCCCTGGGCGGGGATGTGAAAATCGTCCACTCAATGCTTCCCCAGCATCTGGGCCTCAAAAACCGGCGTGGCGACACTGCGCTGATGATCACGATAAAAAAAGATCTCCCCGCTGCCAGCCTGGCACTCATCGCGAAAATGACACCGGCGCAACTGGGCATCTGCGACAAAGATGGCAACAATGCGATGATGCTGGCATTGGAGCGGGGCGATACAAAAATCGCGCTCGCCATCATGAAGAAGATGCATAGGAAACAGCTTGAAACCCGGAACAGATTCGGCGAGACCGCGTTCATCTTCGCTAAAAATTTTAAACAAACCGAAATGTGCCGCCGTATTGTCAAGGCGATCGATCCTCCGATCCCTGGATTCTTCACCCGCATCCGGCTGTTCTTCATGAATATGGTTCCAGAACAATACCAATCGGACTCAATGCGCGCCAAGTTGACGAAGTTCTATTGGTATTGA
- the trxA gene encoding thioredoxin TrxA yields the protein MASALIKHLSDASFEAEVLQAGTTVLVDYWAEWCGPCKMIAPILDEVAGTYQGKVTIAKMNVDENREIPAKFGIRGIPTLMLFKNGELAATKVGALSKAQLTAFLDEQLA from the coding sequence ATGGCAAGCGCCCTCATCAAACATCTCTCCGACGCCTCGTTCGAAGCCGAAGTGCTGCAGGCCGGCACCACGGTGCTGGTGGACTACTGGGCCGAGTGGTGCGGTCCCTGCAAGATGATTGCCCCGATCCTGGACGAAGTCGCCGGCACCTACCAGGGCAAGGTCACGATCGCCAAGATGAATGTCGATGAAAACCGCGAGATCCCCGCCAAGTTCGGCATCCGCGGCATCCCCACGCTGATGCTGTTCAAGAACGGCGAGCTGGCCGCCACCAAGGTCGGCGCCCTGAGCAAGGCCCAGCTCACGGCCTTCCTCGACGAACAGCTGGCTTGA
- the recR gene encoding recombination mediator RecR, whose amino-acid sequence MATSDVHPLDDLIQALRRLPGVGIKSAQRMAYQLLQRDREGAQQIARALDTALEAVQHCEQCHTFTVGRLCAICQDESRDTARLCVVETPADLAAMERTGAYQGRYYVLMGRLSPLDGIGPRDLGLPELLERTAQDGVQEVILATSFTAEGEATAHAISEALKSRGVHVTRLARGVPVGSELEYVDLGTIAHALSDRR is encoded by the coding sequence ATGGCCACTTCGGATGTCCATCCTCTGGATGATTTGATCCAGGCCCTGCGGCGCCTGCCCGGTGTCGGCATCAAGTCGGCCCAGCGCATGGCCTACCAGTTGCTGCAGCGCGACCGCGAAGGCGCGCAGCAGATCGCGCGCGCGCTCGATACGGCGCTCGAAGCGGTGCAGCACTGCGAACAGTGCCATACCTTCACCGTGGGCCGGCTGTGCGCGATATGCCAGGACGAAAGCCGCGACACCGCGCGCCTGTGCGTGGTGGAAACGCCTGCCGATCTCGCGGCCATGGAGCGCACCGGCGCCTACCAGGGCAGGTACTATGTGCTGATGGGCCGTCTGTCGCCGCTCGACGGCATCGGCCCGCGCGATCTGGGCCTGCCGGAATTGCTGGAACGCACCGCCCAGGACGGCGTGCAGGAAGTGATTCTCGCCACCAGCTTCACCGCCGAAGGCGAGGCCACCGCGCATGCGATCAGCGAGGCGCTCAAGAGCCGCGGCGTGCATGTGACGCGGCTGGCGCGCGGCGTGCCCGTGGGCAGCGAACTCGAGTATGTGGATCTGGGCACGATTGCCCATGCACTATCTGACCGGCGCTGA
- the dnaX gene encoding DNA polymerase III subunit gamma/tau encodes MSYLVLARKYRPRNFSEMVGQEHVVQALSNALTQQRLHHAYLFTGTRGVGKTTVSRILAKSLNCQGPDGQGGITATPCGVCAACTEIDSGRFPDYTELDAASNRGVDEVQGLLEQAVYKPVQGRFKVFMIDEVHMLTNTAFNAMLKTLEEPPEYLKFVLATTDPQKVPMTVLSRCLQFNLRPMAPETVLDHLGQVLAAENIPAEPQALRLLARAARGSMRDALSLTDQAIAFGSGQLLEAGVRQMLGSVDRSHVFRLIAALAEGDGRSVVETADALRLNGLSAASTLEEMAAVLQRMAVLQAVPQMAQDASDPEAAAIARLAQAMPADETQLLYSICLHGRAELGLAPDEYAALTMALLRLLAFKAPAEKKTPAIAETAPALAPTPVPAPVSAPIAVPKALPVRAEPPAPGPLAPPVAPARPVAAPAMAPAPQPAPTPGPRPRPEPAERQPLAEAVVLPDDGYGESLGMDSVEFAPIDVPPWEPLPETVAMARAPARAVPRQAAAPDVEYETESAPAALARPAWTPSEPSGEPVQTTPEGDRWFAAVQQLVASEAITALVRELALQSQLMACDGDHWTLCVQRQSLNQATARERLRAALAEAGLAQQLSVEIGAVTDTPARRNAAAAQQRQRLAEEIVMNDPLVQTLMREHGARIVPGSIKPA; translated from the coding sequence ATGTCTTACCTCGTGCTTGCCCGCAAATACCGCCCCCGCAATTTCTCCGAAATGGTGGGGCAGGAGCATGTCGTGCAGGCGCTGTCCAATGCATTGACGCAGCAGCGCCTGCACCACGCCTATCTGTTCACGGGCACGCGCGGCGTGGGCAAGACCACGGTGTCGCGCATCCTGGCCAAGTCGCTCAATTGCCAGGGCCCCGACGGGCAGGGCGGCATCACGGCCACGCCCTGCGGCGTCTGCGCGGCCTGCACCGAGATCGACAGCGGCCGTTTTCCGGATTACACCGAGCTGGACGCGGCGTCGAACCGCGGCGTCGACGAAGTCCAGGGCTTGCTCGAGCAGGCGGTCTACAAGCCGGTGCAGGGGCGCTTCAAGGTCTTCATGATCGACGAAGTGCACATGCTCACGAACACGGCGTTCAACGCCATGCTCAAGACGCTGGAGGAGCCGCCCGAATACCTCAAATTCGTGCTGGCCACCACCGATCCGCAGAAGGTGCCGATGACGGTGCTCTCGCGCTGCCTGCAGTTCAATCTGCGGCCCATGGCGCCCGAAACCGTGCTCGACCACCTGGGCCAGGTGCTGGCCGCCGAGAACATCCCCGCCGAACCGCAGGCGCTGCGCCTGCTGGCGCGCGCCGCGCGCGGCTCGATGCGCGACGCGCTGTCGCTGACCGACCAGGCGATTGCGTTTGGCAGCGGCCAGCTGCTCGAAGCCGGCGTGCGCCAGATGCTGGGCAGCGTCGACCGCTCGCATGTGTTCCGCCTGATCGCCGCGCTCGCCGAAGGCGACGGCCGCAGCGTCGTTGAAACCGCCGATGCGCTGCGCCTGAACGGGCTGTCGGCCGCGTCCACGCTCGAAGAGATGGCCGCGGTGCTGCAGCGCATGGCGGTGCTGCAGGCCGTGCCGCAGATGGCGCAGGACGCGAGCGACCCCGAGGCCGCGGCCATTGCGCGCCTGGCGCAGGCCATGCCGGCCGATGAAACCCAGCTGCTCTACAGCATCTGCCTACATGGCCGCGCGGAGCTGGGCCTGGCCCCCGACGAATACGCGGCGCTGACGATGGCGCTGCTGCGGCTGCTGGCCTTCAAGGCTCCGGCTGAAAAAAAAACTCCGGCAATAGCTGAAACGGCGCCGGCGTTGGCGCCCACTCCGGTGCCAGCGCCAGTGTCGGCACCCATAGCGGTCCCCAAGGCGCTGCCGGTTCGGGCCGAGCCACCGGCGCCCGGGCCCCTGGCGCCGCCCGTGGCACCCGCACGGCCGGTAGCTGCGCCCGCCATGGCGCCGGCGCCGCAGCCGGCTCCCACCCCGGGCCCGCGGCCGCGCCCCGAACCCGCCGAACGCCAGCCGCTGGCCGAAGCCGTCGTGTTGCCCGATGACGGCTATGGCGAGAGTCTGGGCATGGACAGCGTGGAGTTTGCGCCGATCGACGTGCCGCCATGGGAGCCGCTGCCCGAGACTGTGGCCATGGCCCGCGCACCCGCGCGCGCCGTGCCGCGCCAGGCCGCGGCGCCCGATGTCGAATATGAAACAGAGTCAGCGCCCGCTGCGCTGGCGCGCCCCGCCTGGACCCCGTCCGAGCCTTCGGGCGAGCCCGTGCAGACCACGCCCGAGGGCGACCGCTGGTTTGCCGCCGTGCAGCAGTTGGTTGCCAGCGAGGCCATCACCGCGCTGGTGCGCGAGCTGGCGCTGCAGTCGCAGCTCATGGCCTGCGACGGCGACCATTGGACGCTGTGCGTGCAGCGCCAGTCGCTGAACCAGGCGACGGCGCGCGAGCGCCTGCGCGCGGCGCTGGCAGAAGCCGGCCTGGCGCAGCAGCTGAGCGTCGAGATCGGCGCGGTGACGGATACGCCCGCGCGGCGCAACGCCGCCGCAGCGCAGCAGCGCCAGCGCCTGGCCGAAGAAATCGTGATGAATGACCCCCTGGTGCAGACCTTGATGCGCGAGCATGGCGCGCGCATCGTGCCGGGTAGTATCAAACCCGCTTAA
- a CDS encoding NAD(P)/FAD-dependent oxidoreductase has protein sequence MTEVSTHRAPLKCEAAIVGGGPAGLMAAQRLAQAGVRVHLFDAMPSVGRKFLLAGKGGLNLTHSEPADAFAARFGARRAQIEPMLADFGADQVKDWAARLGVETFVGTSGRVFPVGMKAAPLLRAWLAQLRGLGVQFHTRHRWLGWNEQGALRFATPTGEVLVQARALVLALGGASWPQLGSDGAWAPWLEARGVAIAPLQPANCGFDVLNLASGSAETRRSFLRELVGLEQAPAHGWTPHFRERFAGQPLKSVGLSFTGSHGQAFARRGEFVVTETGIEGSLVYAASQWLRDEIAASGHATLHLDLLPEHDAARVEAEVRHPRGARSLSSHLKSRLGLDGVKMGLLHEVLGREGVHDPVALAAAIKALPLTLAAPRPVAEAISTAGGVAFEALDPKGMLSAIPGVFCAGEMLDWEAPTGGYLLTACLASGARVADGVQQFLTEPAQG, from the coding sequence ATGACTGAAGTCTCCACCCACCGTGCGCCACTCAAGTGCGAGGCCGCCATCGTCGGCGGCGGCCCGGCGGGCCTGATGGCCGCCCAGCGCCTGGCGCAAGCCGGGGTGCGCGTGCATCTGTTCGATGCCATGCCGTCGGTGGGCCGCAAATTCCTGCTGGCCGGCAAGGGCGGCCTGAACCTGACGCATTCCGAGCCCGCAGATGCGTTTGCCGCGCGCTTTGGCGCGCGCCGCGCGCAGATCGAGCCCATGCTCGCGGACTTCGGCGCCGATCAGGTCAAGGACTGGGCCGCGCGCCTGGGCGTCGAAACCTTTGTCGGCACCTCGGGCCGCGTGTTCCCGGTCGGCATGAAAGCCGCGCCGCTGCTGCGCGCCTGGCTCGCGCAGCTGCGCGGCCTGGGCGTGCAGTTCCATACGCGCCACCGCTGGCTGGGCTGGAACGAGCAGGGCGCGCTGCGCTTTGCCACGCCCACCGGCGAGGTGCTGGTGCAGGCGCGCGCCCTGGTGCTGGCGCTGGGCGGCGCGAGCTGGCCGCAGCTGGGCTCCGATGGTGCCTGGGCGCCCTGGCTGGAGGCGCGTGGCGTGGCCATTGCGCCGTTGCAGCCCGCCAACTGCGGCTTCGATGTGCTGAACCTGGCTTCGGGCAGCGCGGAAACCCGGCGCAGCTTCCTGCGCGAACTGGTCGGCCTGGAGCAGGCCCCGGCGCACGGCTGGACGCCGCATTTCCGCGAGCGCTTTGCGGGCCAGCCGCTCAAGTCGGTGGGCTTGTCGTTCACCGGCAGCCACGGCCAGGCATTCGCGCGGCGCGGAGAATTCGTCGTCACGGAAACCGGCATCGAGGGCAGCCTGGTCTATGCCGCCTCGCAGTGGCTGCGCGACGAGATCGCCGCCAGCGGCCATGCAACGCTGCACCTCGACCTGCTGCCCGAACACGATGCCGCGCGCGTCGAAGCCGAAGTGCGTCACCCGCGCGGCGCGCGCAGCCTCAGCAGCCACCTCAAGAGCCGGCTCGGGCTGGACGGCGTGAAGATGGGGCTGCTGCATGAAGTGCTGGGGCGCGAGGGCGTGCACGACCCGGTGGCGCTGGCCGCGGCCATCAAGGCCCTGCCGCTGACGCTGGCCGCGCCGCGTCCGGTGGCCGAAGCCATCAGCACCGCGGGCGGCGTGGCTTTCGAGGCGCTCGATCCAAAGGGCATGCTGAGCGCGATTCCCGGCGTGTTCTGCGCGGGCGAGATGCTGGACTGGGAGGCGCCCACGGGCGGCTATCTGCTGACCGCGTGCCTGGCCAGCGGCGCGCGCGTGGCCGATGGCGTGCAGCAGTTCCTGACCGAGCCGGCGCAGGGTTGA
- a CDS encoding YbaB/EbfC family nucleoid-associated protein, with amino-acid sequence MFNKGQLAGLMKQAQAMQDNLKKAQDELGHVEVEGESGAGLVKVLMTCKHDVKRVTIDPSLLAEDKDMLEDLVAAAFNAAVRKAEETSQEKMGKLTAGMPGLPGGMKFPF; translated from the coding sequence ATGTTCAACAAAGGACAACTCGCCGGCCTCATGAAGCAGGCCCAGGCCATGCAGGACAACCTGAAGAAGGCCCAGGACGAACTGGGCCATGTCGAGGTCGAGGGCGAATCCGGCGCCGGCCTGGTCAAGGTGCTGATGACCTGCAAGCACGACGTCAAGCGCGTGACCATCGACCCCAGCCTGCTGGCCGAAGACAAGGACATGCTCGAAGACCTGGTGGCGGCCGCGTTCAACGCCGCGGTGCGCAAGGCCGAAGAGACTTCGCAGGAAAAGATGGGCAAGCTGACTGCCGGCATGCCCGGGCTGCCCGGCGGCATGAAGTTCCCGTTCTGA
- a CDS encoding methyl-accepting chemotaxis protein — protein MRFSSLKIGQRIALGFAAVLLLTIFGLAASLVQLSSVAHQTRSMMDSPLAKERLIADWYALVLAGSQRTTAIVRSPDAELGRFFAETARKSSEDAGKLLARFKPLINSDAERTLFDQASQARDKYNAARAAVTKAKDQGEETEAIFTSTYAPATQAYVQSIRALLDLQRQEIDSTATNIDSSYQTSFTALTGLSALIVVLGVVVALVLSLGIVRPLRAAVRIADEVAAGSLQLAFDRELLQGRDEAAQLMQSLSKMEANLRALVSEARQGSDSVATAAAEISSGNLDLSGRTEEQASALEQTAASMEELTSTVRNNAASAQQADQLAQATSALAVQGGASVNEVVRTMAEILQTSKRIEDIIGVIDKIAFQTNILALNAAVEAARAGEQGRGFAVVAGDVRSLAQNCANAAKEIKGLIDASAQRIATGSRLVEQAGGTIDQVVQGVRKVTDLVGEISHASHEQMAGLEQVNQAVAQMDQMTQQNAALVEQSSAATQSLEVQAAQLKRSLSAFRL, from the coding sequence ATGCGTTTCTCTTCCTTGAAAATCGGGCAGCGTATTGCCCTGGGTTTTGCCGCCGTGCTGCTGCTGACCATCTTCGGGCTGGCAGCCAGCCTCGTGCAATTGTCCAGCGTGGCCCACCAGACCCGCAGCATGATGGACAGCCCCCTGGCCAAGGAGCGGCTGATTGCCGACTGGTACGCGCTGGTGCTGGCCGGCTCGCAGCGCACCACCGCCATCGTGCGCAGCCCCGACGCCGAGCTGGGCCGCTTCTTTGCCGAGACCGCGCGCAAGTCGTCCGAAGATGCGGGCAAGCTGCTCGCACGCTTCAAGCCGCTGATCAACTCCGATGCCGAACGCACCCTGTTCGACCAGGCCAGCCAGGCGCGCGACAAGTACAACGCCGCGCGCGCCGCCGTGACCAAGGCCAAGGACCAGGGCGAGGAAACCGAAGCCATCTTCACCAGCACATATGCGCCCGCCACCCAGGCCTATGTACAGAGCATCCGTGCGCTGCTGGACCTGCAGCGCCAGGAAATCGACAGCACGGCCACGAATATCGACAGCAGCTACCAGACCAGTTTCACGGCGTTGACCGGCCTGAGCGCGCTGATCGTGGTGCTGGGCGTGGTCGTGGCCCTGGTGCTGAGCCTGGGCATCGTGCGGCCGCTGCGCGCCGCGGTGCGCATTGCCGACGAAGTCGCCGCCGGCAGCCTGCAACTCGCGTTCGACCGCGAGCTGCTGCAAGGCCGCGACGAGGCCGCGCAACTGATGCAGTCGCTGTCGAAGATGGAAGCCAACCTGCGCGCGCTGGTGTCCGAAGCCCGCCAGGGCAGCGACTCGGTGGCCACCGCGGCCGCCGAGATCAGCTCAGGCAACCTCGACCTGTCGGGGCGTACCGAGGAACAGGCCAGCGCGCTCGAGCAGACCGCGGCCTCGATGGAGGAACTCACCTCCACCGTGCGCAACAACGCCGCCAGCGCGCAGCAGGCCGACCAGCTGGCGCAGGCCACCTCGGCACTGGCCGTGCAGGGCGGCGCATCGGTCAACGAAGTCGTGCGCACCATGGCCGAGATCCTGCAGACCTCGAAGCGCATCGAGGACATCATCGGCGTGATCGACAAGATCGCGTTCCAGACCAACATCCTCGCGCTCAATGCCGCCGTCGAAGCCGCGCGCGCCGGCGAGCAGGGCCGGGGCTTTGCCGTGGTCGCGGGCGATGTGCGCAGCCTGGCGCAGAACTGCGCCAACGCGGCCAAGGAGATCAAGGGCCTGATCGATGCCTCGGCGCAGCGCATTGCCACGGGCAGCCGCCTGGTCGAACAGGCCGGCGGCACCATCGACCAGGTCGTGCAGGGCGTGAGGAAGGTCACCGACCTGGTCGGCGAGATCAGCCATGCGAGCCACGAACAGATGGCCGGGCTGGAACAGGTCAACCAGGCCGTGGCGCAGATGGACCAGATGACGCAGCAGAACGCGGCGCTGGTCGAGCAATCCTCGGCCGCGACCCAGTCGCTCGAGGTGCAGGCGGCACAACTCAAGCGTTCGCTGAGCGCCTTCCGCCTCTGA